Below is a genomic region from Apodemus sylvaticus chromosome 14, mApoSyl1.1, whole genome shotgun sequence.
GGTTACAATAAGGTAGACTTTTTGAATGTGATACATGCTTCATGTCATTGGATTTTCAACCTCTTTGGCAATACATCAGCAACCTCATTCTATAGAATATTCTCTTGAGTAATAGAAATGTGGAAATGCTTCTATTTCTCTTGGTTCATTTTGCAAATATAGAATGACCAACAGTATAGGAAAAGTTGGAATACAGTTAGTGTGTTAAAACTCGGAGTTCTTCCACTTTTCTTGAAATATGGGGAACACCTTTTATAGACAAAGATTATATAAAGCTGAGCCATTAATAAATGCTCATACCATCTCAAGTATCTTTGAAGGTGAAAAGCAATCTATAAGGAAGAGGAACAgcatgaatgtaaacaaagtgatAAAAGTCTTAATATCTGATTCCtctttatatttagaaaaatagtaACGTTAAGTCATACAAATGAAAGTATTCATCaagcttcttttttattcgatatattttttatttacatttcaaatgatttccccttttctaaccccccactccccgaaagtcccgcaagctcccttctctccccctgtcctcccacccaccccttcctacttccccattctggttttgccgaatactgcttcactgagtctttccagaacagggggccactcttcctttcttcttgtgcctcatttgatgtgtggattatgttttgggtattccagttttctaggttaatatccacttattagtgagtgcataccatgattcaccttttgagtcagggttacctcacttagtatgatgttctctagctccatccatttgcctaagactttcatgaattcattgtttctaatggctgaatagtactccattgtgtagatataccacattttttgcatccactcttctgttgagggatacctgggttctttccagtatctggcaattgtaaatagggctgctatgaacatagtagagcatgtatccttattacatggtggggaatcctctgggtatatgcccaggagtggtatagcaggatcttctggaagtgaggtgcccagttttcagaggaacagccagactgatttccagagtggttgtaccaatttgcaaccccaccagcagtggaggagtgttcctctttctccacaccctctccaacacctgctgtctcctgagtttttgaccttagccattctgtctggtgtgaggtgaaatctcagggttgttttgatttgcatttccctaatgactaatgatgttgaacatttcttttttttttttttaattttttttacatttttttattcgataaatttttaatttacatttcaaatgatttccccttttctagcccccaactccctgaaagtcccgcaagcccccttctctccccctatcctcccacccaccccttcccacttccccgttctggttttgccgaatactgcttcactgagtctttccagaacagggggccactcttcctttcttcttgtacctcatttgatgtgtggattatgttttgggtattccagttttctaggttaatatccacttattagtgagtgcataccatgattcaccttttgagtctgggttacctcacttagtatgatgttctctagctccatccatttgcctaagaatttcatgaattcattgtttctaatggctgaatagtactccattgtgtagatataccacattttttgcatccactcttctgttgagggatacctgggttctttccagcatctggcaattataaatagctatgaacatagtagagcatgtatctttaatacccggtggggaatcctctgggtatatgcccaggagtggtatagcaggatcttctggaagtgaggtgcccagtttttagaggaaccgccagactgatttccagagtggttgtaccaatttgcaaccccaccagcagtggaggagtgttcctctttctccacaccctctccaacacctgctgtctcctgaatttttaatcttagccattctgactggtgtaaggtgaaatctcagggttgttttgatttgcatttccctaatgactaatgaagttgagcattttttaagatgcttctccggcatccgaagttcttcaggtgagaattatttgtttaactctgtaccccatttttttttaatagggttgtttggttttctggagtctaacttcttgagttctttatatatattggatattagccctctatctgatgtagggttggtgaagatcttttcccaatttgttggttgccgatttgtcctcttgatggtgtcctttgccttacagaaactttgtaattttatgaggtcccatttgtcaattcttgatcttagagcatacgccattggtgttctgttcagaaactttctccctgtaccgatgtcctcaagggtcttccccagtttcttttctattagcttcagagtgtctggctttatgtggaggtccttgatccatttggatttgaacttagtacaaggagacaaggatggatcaatttgcattcttctgcatgctgacctccagttgaaccagcaccatttgttgaaaaggctatatttttttccattggatgttttcagcctctttgtcgaggatcaaatggccataggtgtgtgggttcatttctggatcttcaatcctgttccattgatcctcctgcctgtcactgtaccaataccatgcagtttttaacactattgctctatagtattgcttgaggtcagggatactgattcccccagaatttcttttgttgctgagaatagttttagctatcctggatttttgttattccagatgaatttgataattgctctttctaactctgtgaagaattgagttgggattttgatgggtattgcattgaatctgtatattgcttttggcaaaatggccattttaactatattgattctaccgatccatgagcatgggaggttttcccattttttgaggtcttcttccatttccttcttcagagtcttgaagttcttgtcatacagatctttcacatgtttggcaagagtcaccccaagatactttatactgtttgtggctattgtgaagggggtcatttccctaatttctttcacagcctgcttatcctttgagtataggaaggccactgatttgcttgagttgattttataaactgccactttgctgaagttgtttatcagctgtaggagttctctagtggagtgttttgggtcacttaggtagactatcatgtcatctgcaaataatgatagtttgacttcttcctttccaatttgtatccatttgacctccttatgttgtcgaattgcctgagctagtacctcaagtacaatattgaaaagataaggagagagggggcagccctgtatagtccctgattttattgggattgcttcaagtttctctccatttagtttgatgctggctaccggtttgctgtatattgcttttactatgtttaggtatgggccttgaattcctgttctttccaagactttaagcatgaaaggatgctgaattttgtcaaatgctttttcagcatccaatgaaatgaccatgtggtttttttctttgagtttgtttatgtagtggattgcattgatggatttccgtatattgaaccaaccctgcattcctgggataaagcctacttgatcatggtggatgatcgttttgatgtgttcttggattcagttggcaagaattttattgagtatttttgcatcgatgttcataagggaaattggtctgaagttctctctctttattggatctttgtgtggttttggtatcagcgtaattgtggcttcatagaaggaattgggtagggttccttttgtttctattttgtggaatagtttgaagagtattggtgttaactcttctttgaaggtctgatagaattctgcactgaaaccatctggtcctgtgctttttttggttggaagactttctatgactccttctatttctttaggtattatgggaccgtttagatgatctatttggtcctgatttaattttggtatttggtatctgtcaaggaaatttcctccagattctccagttgttttgagtacaggctcttgtagtaggatctgatgattttttggatttcctcagtttccgtttttatatctcccttttcatttctaagtttgttaatttggatactttctctatgccctttgtcagtctggctaagggtttatctatcttgttgattttctcaaagaaccagctcctggttttgttgattctttgattggttctctttgtttctacttgattgatttcagccctgagtttgatgattacctgccttctactcctcctgggtgaaatagcttgtttttgttccagggctttcaggtgtgtcattaagccggtaatgtatgctctctccattttctttttggaggcactcagggctatgagttttcctcttagcactgctttcattgtgtcccatagatttgggtatgttgtgtcttcattttcattgtgttctaaaaagtctttaatttctttctttatttcttccttgaccaagttatcattgagtagaatattgttcagtttccacgtgtatgtgggttttctgttgtttttgttgctattgaagaccacttttactccatagtgatctgataggaggcatgggattagttcgattttcttatatttgttgaggtctgtcttgtgaccaattatatggtcgattttggagaaggtaccatgaggtgctgagaaaaaggtatattcttttgctttaggatagaatgttctatatatatctgttaaatctaagtggtccaaagcttcaattagtttcattgtgtccctgttcagtttctgttttcctgatcggtccattgagttAAGTgcagtgttgatgtcacccacaattattgtgttaggtgcaatgtgtgctttgagctttaataaagtttcttttatgaaagagggtgcccttgcatttggagcatagatgttcaggattgagagttcttcttgtatttttcctttgaccagcaagaagtgtccctcagagtctcttttgatgactttgggttgaaagtcaattttatctgatattaaaatggctactccagcttgtttcccgagaccatttgcttgtaaaattgtcttccagccttttactctaaggtagtgtttgtctttgaccctgaggtgtgtttcctgtaagcagcaaaatgtagggtcctgtttacgtatccagtcagttagtctatgtctttttattggggcattgagtccattgatgttaagagatattaaggaatagtgattgttacttcctgtcatttttgacgttattttttaaatttgattggttaacttcttttgggtttgatgaaaggttactatcttgctttttccagggttaagtttccctccttgtattggtgttttccttctattatcctttgtagggctgggtttgtggctagatattgggtaaatttggttttgtcatggaatatcttagtttctacatctacagtgattgagagttttgctggatatagtagttttggctggcatttgtgttctcttagagtctgcatgagatctgcccaggatcttctagccttcctagtctcaggtgaaaagtctgctgtgattctgataggtcttcctttatatgttacttggcctttttcctcttactgcctttagtattctttctttgtttagtacatttgttgttttgattattatgtgacgggaagtatttctgttctggtccagtctgtttggagttctatagacttcttgtatattcatgggcatctctctctttaggttagggaagttttcttccataattttattgaagatatttgctggccctttaagttgtaaatcttcattcttatctatgcctataatccttaggtttggtcttctcattgtgtcctggatttcctggatattttgggttacaagctttttgcattttgtattttctttaactgttgagtccatggtttctatggtatcttcagcatctgagattctttcttctatctcttgtattctgttgttgatatttgcatctatgtcccctgatttcttcccaaggctttctatctccaaagttgtctcccattgagttttcttagttgtttctacttttgattttaggtcctgtatggttttgcttagctccttcacttgattatttgtgctttcttgtaattctttgagagatttttgtgttttctctttcatgacctcagcctgttgacaaaagttctccagtatttctttaagtgatttttgcatttcctcattattggcttttgtattctcctggatatctttcaatgatttttgtgtttcccttgcaagggcttctaacttctgatccattttctcctgaatttctttaagtgtgtccttcatgtgttcctgtaccagcatcatgaccagtgattttaaatccaaatcttgttttactggtgtgatggggtatctaggacatgctggtaaaggagaattcggttcagatgttgccatattgccttgatttctgttagtgacgttcctgcgtttgccttttgccatctagttctcactggtaatagttggtcttgtcaatgctggactcaccagtgcaagctgccccttcccaggtggcctctggtgcacagcttacctcctgcactgcctgtagacagggtgctgttgcccaggctgttcagatcctgaagcagacacctgaaggctcctgctggggcccactggattcactggagcacactgacttctccccgctggccgcccggaagtccctcttgcctcttgcagtatctggagatgtggtgttgccgcccaggctgatctggatctggaagcggagaggtctgagggctaccgccagaggcctcaggactgaagcccaagctctgtgccacaggaatgagctgtgctgtgagctcccagactgcctctgggtgcacaccaggtcagccgcacttcctggagaccgagtgctgtggcccaggctattcagattccaaagcaggcacctgaaggctccagctgtggcccgctggattcaccggagcacaccgacttctctctgctggccacccggaagcccctcttgccacttgcaggacctggagatgaggtgttgctgcccaggctgatctggatccggaagcggagaggtctgagggccaccgccagaggcctccggactggagcctaagctctgtggcaCAGGCTCATCAAGCTTTTACATGTGCCTATTTTCTTCTCAGGCATGAAAGAAGTCAGAGTGCAGAGAAACCCTCTGAATACactcagtgtggtaaagcctctGCTTTACATGCTGACAGTCATGCTCAGAGGCATGAAAGGATTCATACAGAAAAGAAACCCCATGGAGTTATTCAATATGTTGAAGCCTTTGCACATTACTCAAGTCTCCAAGTTTGTAAAAGAGCACAAACTGGAAAGACATTCTATGAAGggaatcaatgtggtaaagcagtTGTAGAGCACAATAATCTTAACAGTCATGGAAAAATTtatactggagagaaacactatgaatgtaatcaatgtggtaaagcatttgtaCAGCACAATCATCTTAAAAggcatgaaagaattcatactggagagaaacactatgaatgtaatcaatgtggtaaagcatttgtaCAGCACAATCATCTTAAAAGTCACGAAAGAATTcgtactggagagaaaccctatgaatgtaatcaatgtggtaaatcaTTTGTACAGCATAGTCATCGTAAGAGGCATGAAACAATTCATACTGGGAAGAAACAGCACATTCATCTCCTacaacataaaagaacacatactagagagaaaggctatgaatgtaatcagtgtgataaagccttttcacaaTGTAGTCATCTTAAAAGGCATGGacgaattcatactggagagaaaccctacaaatgtaatcaatgtgataaagcctttatAAATTTCAGTCATCTGAGAAGGCACCAAAAAATTCATCTTGGAGAGCAACCCTACAAATGtgatcaatgtgataaagccttttcacaacATCATAgtttccaaataaataaaagaatacatactggagagaaacccttcaaatgtaatgaatgtgataaagccttttcaaaaaacagtgatctcaaaaaacataaaagaacacatacaggagaAAAACCCTACAAATGTGAGAAATGTAAGAAAGCTTTTTCACGGCACTGCAATCTCCGAATTCATACACGAatgcatactggagagaaaccctatgaatgtgatcaatgtgggaaagcctatGTATGTCACAGGCATCTTCAAAAGCATGAAAGTACTCACACTGTAGAAAATGCCTATGAATGTATATAATATGGTAAAATCTACAGATTTTCGCAGTCTTAATCATCATGAATATATTTGTATTGGCAAGAAACCCTCTGAATATAAACCATGTGGTAAAGCCTATCCCAGCACTTATCTCCCAGTGCAGCACATActggagagacaggagacagagagagagagagagagagagagagagagagagagagagagagtcagatacacacagaaagagagagagaaagagagacagagagaccttgtGAATGTACACCCTGTGGCAAACCTTTGCATATTACAGTCTTCTTTAAACACATGAAAAAGAACATAATAAGTCTTAGAATATCTCATATATTTCAGAATTCATACAGGCGAGTTAACTCTTGTGTGAATAATTTAGTAAGGCCTTTGGAGATGGCATTTATctcataatatttaaaataacaattgAAGGAAATCTCCTGAAAATAAGCATTGTGGTAAAGATTATGTGTGTTCGAGTCCATTTGGAAATCATGAGAAAAGTCAATTCTGCAGTGAAGCCTGTAAATGTTGTCACTGTGGCAAAATTTTGTACTTCATGGTTTCTTTATGCAAGAGTAAAAGCTTTAGCACGTGATAGGATTTCCCCTGTTTAATCTGTTTAAacattagtgcagcaggaggcctgtatTTGGACAGGGAAAGAGGAGACAGAGCTAAGAGTTacagagagaaagatacagagagagagaaagaaagagagagggagatggagacagagacggagacggAGAGGAGAAGGAGCCAAGATGAAGATGGAAGGACAGGATGATTCAGAACCAGCATGGATGTAAATAGCTACAGGTAGTTATGAATATCTTACAAGG
It encodes:
- the LOC127665195 gene encoding zinc finger protein 120-like, which translates into the protein MFLFVALTVLNVGLYANPALNNAVTYEDVHVNFTQDEWALLDPSQKKLYKDVMMETYRNLNVIGFNLEEQNSEEHWQKSRRYGRHERSQSAEKPSEYTQCGKASALHADSHAQRHERIHTEKKPHGVIQYVEAFAHYSSLQVCKRAQTGKTFYEGNQCGKAVVEHNNLNSHGKIYTGEKHYECNQCGKAFVQHNHLKRHERIHTGEKHYECNQCGKAFVQHNHLKSHERIRTGEKPYECNQCGKSFKQHIHLLQHKRTHTREKGYECNQCDKAFSQCSHLKRHGRIHTGEKPYKCNQCDKAFINFSHLRRHQKIHLGEQPYKCDQCDKAFSQHHSFQINKRIHTGEKPFKCNECDKAF